A region of the Heptranchias perlo isolate sHepPer1 unplaced genomic scaffold, sHepPer1.hap1 HAP1_SCAFFOLD_1014, whole genome shotgun sequence genome:
ggatagagtagatagagagaaactatttcctcagtgtagagggagctttactctgtatctaactctgtacctgccccgggagtgtttgacgggacagtgtagagtgagctttactctgtatctaactctgtacctgaccctgggagtgtttgatgggacagtgtagagggagctttactctgtatctaaccctgtacctgcccctgggagtgtttgatgggacagtgtagagggagctttactctgtatctaaccctgtacctgaccctgggagtgtttgatgggacagtgtagagggagctttactctgtatctaaccctgtacctgaccctgggagtgtttgacgggacagtgtagagggagctttactctgtatctaaccctgtacctgccctgggagtgtttgatgggacagtgtagagggagctttactctgtatctaaccctgtacctgccctgggagtgtttgatgggacagtgtagagggagctttactctgtatctaaccctgtacctgccctgggagtgtttgagatCTTTCACTCAttgcccttttctctctctcccccccccccagaggagCTCCTTCAGGCCGATCGCCTAGATTCCAATGACCTGCTGACCCCGTCCATCTCTGGAACTAAAACCACGGAGGAGCTGGTCTCGGAGGAGCTGCCCAGACCCTACAGCCCCACTGATACCATCCAGGAACTCTTTGACTCAGAGGGTAAGGGGGTTCAGGGCACCTTCTTGGGTGCAAATGTGATCTCGGGGGCGTCCACTGGTTCGGGGGGATGGGGTTTGGGGCAAACGCCCCTCTCAGTGTGGGCCTGAGCCCCGCACAGAGCTCCCAGGGCTCAGGTTCCGTCCCAGGCCTGCGCTGAGTGACCGGACCTGACCTCAGCCGGTGTGGGGGTACGGAGGGCAGCTACTGGACTCGGATCCCCTGGTTTTAAGAATCCCTGGACCCCATTACTGTCcaaggaggggagacgggggtcAGGACAGGTTCAGGCTCGGCCGTGATGCCTCCCAAGGATGAATAGCCTGCTATAGCTCACTTGCCTGTAAGGGAtccttcccctttcccctccccttcgCACTCAGCtctgcctcccctcctccccgggGGTGCGAAGCCTCTCGAGCGGGCGTGGCCTGTGGCAAATGGGCGGTGCCTGTGGTCAGTGGGCGGGGCCTGCAGAGGGAGTGGGTGGGGCCTGCAATTAGTGGGCGGGGGTCGGTGTGGAGGGGCGGGGCTGGCGGGGTGGTGTGTGGGTGGGGTCTGTGGGCAGGGGCGGGGGTCTGTGGGTGTCTGGTCACTCCCACAGgttcgggggggggcgggcgggcggggggagTGTGATCTTCCTGTCCAGAGATTGTGGATCAGATCAACGTCTCGAAACGTCGCACTGCTCATAttgtctctttccctctttcccccatttcccctctctctctctctctctctctctccctttcccccttctcttcccctctctctctcatctccccccctcccactccccctccctcactctctctctcccccctcccaatccccctccctcactctctctctcccccctcccaatccccctccctcactctctctctccccccctctcactcccccctccctccccccctcccactccccctccctcactctctctctctctccctccttctaccccctctctctcatctctccccctctcccccctttcccctccccctccctatctctctccccctctcgttctctcgccccccccctctcgttctctctctgtcccctctcgttctgtctctctctctcccccctcttgttccgtctgtctgtctgtctctctctctcccctcttgttctgtctctctctctctctctcccctctcgttctgtctctctctctctctctcccctctcgttctgtctctctctctctcccctctcgttctgtctctctctcactcccctcgtgttctgtctctctctctctctcacccctcttgttctgtctgtctgtctgtctgtctgtctctctctctctctctcccctcttgttctgcttctctctctctctcccctctcgttctgtctgtctgtctctttctcccctctcgttctgtctgtctgtctctctttctcccctctcgttctgtctctgtctgtctgtctgtctgtctctctctcccctctcgttctgtctgtctgtctctctctctctcccctctcgttctgtctgtctctctctctctcccctctcgttctgtctctgtctctctctcccctctcgttctgtctctctctctctcctctcattctgtctgtctctcttctcccctcttgttctgtctgtctgtctgtctctctctcccctctcgttctgtctgtctctctctctctctctcccctctcgttctgtctgtctctctctctctctcccctctcgttctgtctgtctctctctctctctcctctcgttctgtctctctcctctcgttctgtctctctctctctctctcctctctctctctctctctcctctcgttctgtctctctctctcgttctgtctctctcctctcgttctgtctctctcctctcgttctgtctctctctctctctcctctcgttctgtctctctctcctctcgttctgtctgtctctctctctctctcctctcgttctgtctctctctcctctcgttctgtctctctctctctctcctctcgttctgtctctctctctctctcctctcgttctgtctctctctctcttctcctctcgttctgtctctctctctctttctctctctcccctctcgttctgtctgtctgtctctctctctcctctcgttctgtctctctctctcctctcgatctgtctctctctccctctcctctcgttctgtctctctccctctctttctctttctcccctctcgttctgtgtctctctctctctctctctcctctcgttctgtctcccctctatttctctctcccctctcgttctgtctcccctctatttctctctcccctctcgttctgtctctctctctctctctctccccgctcattctgtctctctcttttttctctcgttctgtctgtctctctctctctctcccctctcgttctgtctctctgtctctctctctcccctctcgttctgtctctctcccctctcgttctgtctctctctctctctctcctctcgttctgtctctctctctctctctcctcttgttctgtctctctctctctcccctctcgttctgtctctctctctctctcccctctcgttctgtctgtctctctctctctctctcccttctcgttctgtctctctctctctctctctctccccctctcgtgcTGCCTGTGGACTCTCTCTGCCTCTGGACTTCCACTAGACTCTCAACCCACTCCCAGAAAAGGTGAGACAGTCTCATGTGACACGGTCACTCTCTAACCTGCCCTGACAGCTTGCGAAATAATTGATTGGCCAGTCAGTCATCCAAAGGAGCGGTTTGACCCTCAGTAAGTGAGGTCATCGTGGTCTGGGGTTGGGTTCCAACAAATGGGCAAAATACCATCCCCCGACCCTCTGACTTAGAGATTAAatacaccgcccggtgtgggaccgggagacacggagcgggagatcaccgcccggtgtgggaccgggagacacggagcgggagatcaccgcccggtgtgggaccgagacacggagcgggagatcaccgcccggtgtgggaccgggagacacggagcgggagatcaccgcccggtgtgggaccgagagacacggagcgggagatcaccgcccggtgtgggaccgagagacacggagcgggagatcaccgcccggtgtgggaccgagagacacggagcgggagatcaccgcccggtgtgggaccgggagacacggagcgggagatcaccgcccggtgtgggaccgagagacacggagcgggagatcaccgcccggtgtgggaccgagagacacggagcgggagatcaccgcccggtgtgggaccgagagacacggagcgggagatcaccgcccggtgtgggaccgagagacacggagcgggagatcaccgcccggtgtgggaccgggagacacggagcgggagatcaccgcccggtgtgggaccgagagacacggagcgggagatcaccgcccggtgtgggaccgagagacacggagcgggagatcaccgcccggtgtgggaccgagagacacggagcgggagatcaccgcccggtgtgggaccgagagacacggagcgggagatcaccgcccggtgtgggaccgagagacacggagcgggagatcaccgcccggtgtgggaccgggagacacggagcgggagatcaccgcccggtgtgggatcgagagacacggagcgggagatcaccgcccggtgtgggaccgggagacacggagcgggagatcaccgcccggtgtgggaccgagagacacggagcgggagatcaccgcccggtgtgggaccgagagacacggagcgggagatcaccgcccggtgtgggaccgagagacacggagcgggagatcaccgcccggtgtgggaccgggagacacggagcgggagatcaccgcccggtgtgggaccgagagacacggagcgggagatcaccgcccggtgtgggaccgagagacacggagcgggagatcaccgcccggtgtgggaccgagagacaccagttagtGTACAGATGTCTCTCTgagggagaagggactgagggacacctgtCAATGGGaccggtcagtgagaggggactgagggacaccggtcagtgggaccggtcagagagaggggactgacggacgccggtcagagagaggggactgagggacaccggtcagagagaggggactgagggacaccggtcagtgagaagggactgagggacaccggtcagtgagaggggactgagggacaccggtcagtgagaggggactgagggacaccggtcagtgagaggggactgagggacaccggtcagtgagaccggtcagtgagaggggactgagggacaccggtcagtgagaggggactgagggacaccggtcagtgagaccggtcagtgagaggggactgagggacaccggtcagtgagaggggactgagggacaccggtcagtgagaggggactgagggacactggTCAGTGAGaccggtcagtgagaggggactgagggacaccggtcagtgagaggggaccgagggacaccggtcagtgaggggggaccgagggacaccggtcagtgaggggggaccgagggacaccggtcagtgagaggggactgagggacaccggtcagtgaggggggaccgagggacaccggtcagtgaggggggaccgagggacaccggtcagtgagaggggactgagggacaccggtcagtgaggggggaccgagggacaccggtcagtgaggggggaccgagggacaccggtcagtgagaggggaccgAGGGACAACGGTCAGTGAGaccggtcagtgagaggggaccgagggacaccggtcagtgagaccggtcagtgagaggggaccgagggacaccggtcagtgagaggggaccgagggacaccggtcagtgagaccggtcagtgagaggggaccgAGGGACactggtcagtgagaggggaccgagggacaccggtcagtgagaccggtcagtgagaggggaccgagggacaccggtcagtgagaggggaccgagggacaccggtcagtgagaggggaccgagggacaccggtcagtgaggggggaccgagggacaccggtcagtgagaggggaccgagggacaccggtcagtgagaggggaccgAGGGACACCGGTCAGTGAGACcggtcagtgcactgatatctctcgAATGGACTGTTCCGCCTCTCCATCATACAATGTTGTGATTGGCTGTTTTGCTTGTTCCTGCAGCGTCGGGATTGGTTGATTATTATGACCCAACGGTCGCTGACAAAAATGAAGTTCAGAAGTTCGTGGAAGAATATGAGGATTCGGTAAGGAGTGGACTCTGAACCCTGACCCCTCACCTGGGGCCCTGCATCTGACCCTCAACCCCTCACCTGGTGCCTCGCGCTGTGACCCTCGACCCCACACCTGGTGCCTCGCACTCTGACCCTCGACTCCACCCCTGGTGCCCCGCACTCTGACCCTCGACTCCACACCTGGTGCCCCGCACTCTGACCCTCGACCCCTCACCTGGTGCCTCGCACTGTGACCCTCGACTCCACACCTGGTGCCCCGCACTCTGACCCTCGACCCCTCACCTGGTGCCTCGCACTGTGACCCTCGACTCCACACCTGGTGCCTCGCACTGTGACCCTCGACTGCACACCTGGTGCCCCGCACTCTGACCCTCGACCCCTCACCTGGTGCCTCGCACTGTGACCCTCGACTCCACACCTGGTGCCCCGCACTCTGACCCTCGGCCCCTCGGTGTGATTGGGTGACGTTGACCCCTGTGATTTCTGTTGTTGATTCTAGGTGGACGATTCGGTGGAGGTGATTTACAACACGAGGGCCGCGCCGGGGATCCAGCAGGACGAGCTGGTAGGTCCCTCGGCCCCGGGCTGACCCTGCGCTAATCGGGCCTCGGACCTCCCTGTCAGGGCCGTGCTGCTCTGGGGGCCGTTCAGGTTCGGGTTTAGATTGAACAGAAATCCAaactcacccccccctcctcaccccctcaccccctcccctcctcaccccctcccctcctcaccccctcccctcctcaccccctcccctcctcacccccttccctcctcacccccttccctcctcaccccctcccctcctcaccccctcccctcctcaccccctcccctcctcaccccctcccctcctcaccccctcccctcctcaccccctcccctcctcccctcctcaccccctcccctcctcaccccctcccctcctcaccccctcccctcctcaccccctcatcccctcccctcaccccctcatcccctcccctcaccccctcatcccctcccctcccctcctcaccccctcacctcctcccctcctcaccccctcaacccaacaccccctcccccacctcagccCCTCTCCCAACTCTCCCCcagctcttcctccccctcccctctccatcccccatTGTAGTACGGACCCTCACAGAGCAGGACTCGGGCTCTACTCCAGCCTCTCTTGAGTTCCCCAATTTCactcagtgacccctgggttagagagagggggaaatcagccagggttcctgctcctgatcactgtccagtgacccctgggttagagagagggggaaatcagccagtgttcctgctcctgatcattgtccagtgacccctgggttagagagagggggaaatcagccagggttcctgctcctgatcactgtccagtgacccctgggttagagagagggggaaatcagccagggttcctgctcctgatcactgtcctgtgacTGCTGCCGAAGAATGTGTGTGACTCTGTGAATTTGAGTGTGTGATCGACACTATTGCGTGTGCCCCATTGAACACTAATGCGCTCTCTTCTGATTTGATAGGAACCAGAGGTTAAAGTCGCCCTCAATAAAGGCACTCTGATTGGTCTCCTGGTCATTGCTGTTGCTATAGCGATGATCGTGGTCCTCTCTCTGATCATGGTGCGCAGGAAACCATACGGCAACATCAGTCACGGAATCGTGGAGGTGAGTGTCCGAGTCCCGTCCTGTTCACGCCCAGcgtccaaaccccttcccgttcatgCCCagcgtacacaatcccaatggaccaaaccccttcccattcactcccactctacacaatcccaatggaccaaaccccttcccattcactcccactggacacaatcccaatggaccaaaccccttcccattcactcccactggacacaatcccaatggaccaaaccccttcccattcactcccactggacacaatcccaatggaccaaaccccttcccattcactcccactggacacaatcccaatggaccaaaccccttcccattcactcccactggacacaatcccaatggaccaaaccccctcccattcactcccactggacacaatcccaatggaccaaaccccttcccattcactcccactggacacaat
Encoded here:
- the LOC137307494 gene encoding amyloid beta precursor like protein 2-like; its protein translation is ELLQADRLDSNDLLTPSISGTKTTEELVSEELPRPYSPTDTIQELFDSEASGLVDYYDPTVADKNEVQKFVEEYEDSVDDSVEVIYNTRAAPGIQQDELEPEVKVALNKGTLIGLLVIAVAIAMIVVLSLIMVRRKPYGNISHGIVEVDPMLTPEERQLNKMQNHGYENPTYKFFEQMQN